In Bacilli bacterium, the genomic window TCAAGAATAGAAGCAACGAAGCGGATCGCCGAACTGGTCGACCGGATTAAAGACAAGCCGAAAGTAGTAATAAACGGTTCGGGTGCGGGGATATACGGCACATCGGAGACAAAAATTTTTACCGAGCAAAGCGAGGGCCAAGACAGCGACTTTTTAGGTTCCGTAGTCCGGAATTGGGAAGCCGCTGCCGATCAAATTGCGGGCACCCGAGTTGTCAAACTGCGGCCGGGCGTAGTGTTGGGCAGCGACGGCGGGGCGTTTCCGCTCATGGTTTTGCCTTACCGATTATTCGCGGGCGGGCGGATCGGAAGCGGGAAGCAATGGCTGCCGTGGATCCACATCGACGATATGGCGGAATCGATCCTTTTCTGCATCGAATGCGAGGAAATATCCGGCCCGGTGAACTGCGCAGCGCCTCACCATGTGACAAACGACGAATTCGGGCGAATGCTTGGCGACATATTGCGCCGCCCGCATTGGCTTCCCGTTCCCGCATTTCTAATGCGTTTGGCGTTGGGGGAAATGTCCATGTTGTTGTTGCAGGGCCAGAGGGTTGCGCCGCAGAAATTGCTCGCGCACGGTTTTCGCTTCAACTTTCCCGAACTGAATCCGGCGTTGCAGAATTTGCTAATGAAACGAAGGGATATACCATGACCGAAAAACTACGCGTCGCACTGATCCAGATGCATGTGCAGGCAGGCGAGCCGGAAGCCAATTTTGCCGCCGTAACCAGGCGTTTGCAGCAAGTCGCCGCATCCGAGCCGAAGCCGGATTTGATCATCTTGCCGGAGATGTGGAATACCGGTTATGCCTTGCCAACCATAACGGAAACTGCGGACGAAAACGGTTCGCGGACGAAAGACTTTTTCTCCGCATTCAGCAGCACGCAGCAAATCAACGTGATCGCCGGGTCCGTTTCGGTTAAAACGAAACAAGGCGTAAAAAATGTCGCTTACGCATTTGACCGCAACGGCAAGCTCGTTGCCGAATACGCCAAACTC contains:
- a CDS encoding TIGR01777 family oxidoreductase — its product is MVTGATGFIAGHLLRLLHARGHQTVCVSRFPHAGAGLSGEWTTWDDLAQNPAKFAGIDAIVNLAGATINKRWTKRAKKRIYSSRIEATKRIAELVDRIKDKPKVVINGSGAGIYGTSETKIFTEQSEGQDSDFLGSVVRNWEAAADQIAGTRVVKLRPGVVLGSDGGAFPLMVLPYRLFAGGRIGSGKQWLPWIHIDDMAESILFCIECEEISGPVNCAAPHHVTNDEFGRMLGDILRRPHWLPVPAFLMRLALGEMSMLLLQGQRVAPQKLLAHGFRFNFPELNPALQNLLMKRRDIP